One segment of Dehalococcoidales bacterium DNA contains the following:
- the purQ gene encoding phosphoribosylformylglycinamidine synthase I, giving the protein MAIPKILIIRAPGTNCDFETSVAFQKAGAHVTMAHINQLINNGLKIGDYQALVFPGGFTYGDDLGAGKIMGNEIRLKLGDNINRFITDGGLILGICNGFQVMVQSGILPGNGNAVTLTGNDSGRFECRWIHLAANPHSKCVFTRGIDRIYLPVAHGQGKLVASEDTLDKLDVALYYTDPSGKQPVDYPYNPSGSLRGIAGICDETGRIFAMMPHPERHISFHQHPKWTRGKVSNPGDGLQIFTNAVNWIKRL; this is encoded by the coding sequence ATGGCAATTCCAAAAATATTAATAATACGAGCCCCCGGTACCAATTGTGATTTTGAAACTTCAGTCGCCTTTCAGAAAGCTGGCGCACATGTAACCATGGCACATATCAATCAGCTGATAAACAACGGTTTAAAAATCGGAGATTATCAAGCACTTGTTTTCCCAGGCGGTTTTACCTATGGAGATGATCTTGGAGCAGGTAAAATTATGGGGAACGAAATCCGACTTAAATTAGGCGATAATATCAACCGATTTATTACAGACGGAGGCCTTATCCTCGGAATCTGCAATGGCTTCCAGGTAATGGTACAATCCGGTATTCTTCCCGGCAACGGCAATGCAGTAACACTCACCGGCAACGACTCCGGGCGTTTCGAATGCCGTTGGATACACCTGGCGGCAAATCCGCACTCCAAATGCGTCTTTACTCGTGGCATTGATCGTATTTATCTGCCCGTAGCTCACGGGCAAGGAAAGCTCGTTGCCAGCGAGGATACTCTGGATAAACTTGATGTCGCTCTCTATTACACAGATCCGTCAGGAAAACAGCCGGTCGACTATCCATACAACCCTTCCGGTTCACTAAGAGGAATAGCCGGAATATGTGATGAAACCGGTCGGATCTTCGCCATGATGCCTCACCCCGAACGCCATATCAGTTTTCACCAGCACCCCAAATGGACAAGAGGTAAAGTCAGCAATCCCGGCGATGGGTTACAGATATTTACCAACGCGGTTAATTGGATCAAGCGCCTCTAA
- a CDS encoding TIGR00730 family Rossman fold protein, producing MNNKPEKPVEFEINQLAKEESWRLFRIMGEFIEGFDSLSSVEPAVTIYGSARTPDGDHLYRNVEEIGYKLGKAGYSIITGGGPGLMEAANRGARAAGAKSIGLNILLPNEQNPNPYTNITLTFKHFFVRKVMLVKYSTAFVITPGGLGTLDELTEVLTLIQTYTIRPFPVILYSRSFWQGFLSWLKDPVLAQGYISEQDLTLLRLCDTPDEVLEAIELWTKNQDLPGSQAVRQDP from the coding sequence ATGAATAATAAACCTGAAAAACCTGTCGAATTTGAAATTAATCAGCTTGCCAAGGAGGAATCCTGGCGGCTATTTCGAATCATGGGGGAGTTTATCGAAGGCTTTGACTCCCTCTCCAGCGTAGAACCAGCAGTAACTATATATGGATCTGCCCGTACACCAGATGGAGATCATTTATACCGGAACGTGGAAGAAATTGGATATAAACTGGGGAAAGCTGGGTACTCAATAATAACCGGTGGCGGTCCTGGTCTCATGGAAGCCGCCAACAGGGGAGCCCGCGCCGCCGGCGCTAAATCTATCGGATTGAATATCCTCCTCCCTAATGAGCAAAATCCAAATCCCTATACAAATATTACCTTAACTTTCAAACATTTCTTTGTACGCAAGGTTATGCTGGTAAAATACTCGACCGCATTTGTAATAACACCGGGAGGACTGGGAACTCTGGATGAATTGACGGAGGTCCTTACTCTTATTCAAACATACACGATACGGCCTTTTCCCGTCATATTGTATAGCCGCTCTTTCTGGCAAGGTTTTCTCTCATGGCTCAAAGACCCGGTACTGGCACAAGGTTATATATCCGAACAGGATTTAACCCTACTCAGGCTGTGCGATACTCCAGACGAAGTCCTGGAAGCTATAGAGCTGTGGACAAAAAATCAGGATCTCCCTGGCAGCCAGGCGGTAAGACAGGATCCTTAA